The proteins below come from a single Bacteroidales bacterium genomic window:
- a CDS encoding sulfite exporter TauE/SafE family protein produces the protein MEFSLEFWYLLPVSVLIATIAMSSGIGGAVFFSPLFILALGLEPQMAIGSALITELFGFSSGLIAYYRARLIDYKLAVNILLFSIPAAIIGTIYADFFPDLVLKAIFASGLLFIGSQLFTAWRREEREKQEELNVKEFEKNYESELTDSSGRVFRYTVCNKNMGRLFAGVGGAFVGMISVGLAELQEYQLVARCKVPTPVAVATSVFVVVITVLVASAGHFYEFIRQGEEVLSQVLNIVLFTIPGVVIGGQIGPRLQKKLPENLMKVGISILFLVIGIFMFVTLV, from the coding sequence ATGGAGTTTTCTTTAGAATTTTGGTATCTGCTGCCGGTTTCAGTCCTCATAGCCACTATTGCAATGTCCTCGGGTATTGGTGGGGCTGTTTTTTTCTCTCCCTTATTCATACTGGCTCTCGGACTCGAGCCTCAGATGGCCATCGGTTCTGCATTGATAACAGAACTTTTTGGTTTCAGCAGTGGTTTAATTGCTTATTACAGGGCCAGGCTTATTGATTACAAATTGGCTGTAAATATTCTTCTGTTTTCAATACCTGCAGCCATAATCGGGACCATTTATGCAGATTTTTTCCCGGATCTGGTGTTGAAAGCCATTTTTGCAAGCGGACTGTTGTTCATTGGATCCCAGCTTTTCACCGCCTGGAGACGGGAAGAAAGGGAAAAGCAGGAAGAACTTAATGTCAAAGAGTTTGAGAAAAATTATGAATCTGAATTGACCGACAGTTCCGGCAGGGTTTTTCGTTACACGGTATGTAATAAGAACATGGGTCGGTTGTTTGCAGGTGTTGGCGGGGCATTTGTCGGGATGATCTCGGTAGGTCTGGCAGAATTGCAGGAATATCAGCTGGTAGCAAGATGTAAGGTTCCGACACCCGTGGCTGTAGCTACATCTGTTTTTGTGGTGGTAATTACAGTTCTGGTTGCCTCCGCAGGGCATTTTTATGAATTTATCCGGCAGGGAGAAGAAGTGCTCAGTCAGGTTCTGAATATTGTGTTGTTTACCATACCCGGTGTGGTAATCGGGGGACAAATCGGCCCCCGCCTTCAAAAAAAGCTGCCGGAGAATCTGATGAAGGTTGGCATCTCAATTCTGTTTTTAGTTATAGGAATCTTTATGTTCGTAACATTGGTTTAA